The Chryseobacterium suipulveris genome window below encodes:
- a CDS encoding 30S ribosomal protein S16 — MSVKIRLQRHGKKGKPFFHIVVADARAKRDGKFIEKLGTYNPVANPAIIDLNVDSAVKWLNNGAQPTDTARAILSYKGALYKKHLQGGVAKGAFDEAEAEKRFNAWLENKEKQVLGKKDGLAKAKADAKKAAIEAEAKVNQARIDAAAKAEADAKAAEEAKLAEEKAAEEAANAPAAEETTEEVVAEATETPAADAEGTEDVQA, encoded by the coding sequence ATGTCAGTAAAAATTAGATTACAAAGACACGGGAAAAAAGGAAAACCTTTCTTCCACATCGTAGTAGCCGATGCAAGAGCAAAAAGAGACGGTAAATTCATCGAGAAATTGGGAACTTACAATCCTGTTGCGAATCCTGCAATTATCGACCTGAACGTGGATTCAGCGGTAAAATGGTTGAACAACGGTGCACAACCAACCGACACAGCGAGAGCGATCCTTTCTTACAAAGGGGCACTTTACAAAAAACACCTTCAAGGCGGTGTAGCTAAAGGAGCTTTCGACGAAGCTGAAGCTGAGAAGAGATTCAACGCTTGGTTGGAGAACAAAGAAAAACAGGTTCTTGGTAAGAAAGACGGTTTGGCAAAAGCAAAAGCAGACGCTAAGAAAGCGGCGATCGAAGCTGAAGCTAAAGTAAACCAGGCAAGAATCGACGCTGCTGCAAAAGCTGAAGCTGACGCAAAAGCTGCTGAAGAGGCAAAACTTGCAGAAGAGAAAGCCGCTGAAGAAGCTGCAAACGCTCCTGCTGCAGAAGAAACAACTGAAGAAGTTGTAGCTGAAGCAACTGAAACTCCTGCTGCAGACGCGGAAGGAACTGAAGACGTGCAAGCTTAA
- the rimM gene encoding ribosome maturation factor RimM (Essential for efficient processing of 16S rRNA) gives MKKDDCYFLGKITRRHGLQGNVFLKLDTDQPEMYNKLDSVLIEINGLLVPFFIAKQSWSKNDTLIISFKNSTEQLVDQAIGRDVYLPLSTLPKLSGNKFYYHEVIGFEIREDDGKSCGTITSINDQTAQHYFILDLAGKEIIIPIIKEWILEVNRDEKFIKMSLPEGLMDVFLVPSKKDE, from the coding sequence ATGAAAAAAGACGACTGCTACTTTTTGGGAAAAATTACCCGACGACATGGACTTCAGGGAAACGTGTTCCTGAAACTCGACACCGACCAACCTGAAATGTACAACAAACTCGATTCGGTCTTGATCGAGATCAACGGGTTGCTTGTTCCTTTTTTCATCGCGAAACAGTCGTGGAGCAAAAACGACACACTCATTATTTCCTTCAAAAATTCCACGGAGCAGCTTGTGGATCAAGCTATTGGGAGAGACGTATATCTTCCGCTTTCCACGCTGCCGAAACTTTCGGGCAACAAGTTTTATTACCACGAAGTCATCGGTTTCGAAATCCGTGAAGATGATGGCAAATCCTGCGGAACCATCACGTCAATAAATGACCAAACTGCGCAGCATTATTTCATCCTCGATTTGGCGGGCAAGGAAATTATTATTCCTATAATTAAAGAATGGATTTTGGAAGTGAACAGAGATGAAAAATTCATCAAAATGTCTTTACCGGAAGGATTGATGGATGTTTTCCTCGTACCGTCGAAAAAAGATGAGTGA
- a CDS encoding LA_2272 family surface repeat-containing protein encodes MNPLVLIYPLIPRGIEVPAEEEATVVVNGIHVSTGGMTDGNSVNGIGVSAYHHAVKTNGISANFYNNTSGTLNGIHVSGFANNSEKGAGITIAAIGNYSENFSGLQVSFFNEAKSMKGIQIGLSNKSERLKGLQLGLWNKNGKRSLPIINF; translated from the coding sequence TTGAATCCGCTCGTGCTAATCTATCCTTTGATTCCGCGCGGAATTGAGGTTCCCGCTGAAGAGGAAGCAACTGTGGTTGTGAATGGAATTCATGTTTCTACCGGAGGAATGACTGATGGAAATTCGGTCAATGGAATTGGGGTTTCTGCATATCATCATGCGGTGAAGACCAATGGGATTTCTGCAAACTTTTATAATAATACTTCCGGCACGCTCAACGGTATTCATGTCTCTGGATTTGCCAACAATTCTGAAAAAGGCGCAGGAATTACGATTGCTGCGATTGGCAATTATTCCGAAAATTTCAGTGGTTTGCAAGTTTCTTTTTTCAATGAAGCCAAGTCGATGAAAGGCATTCAGATTGGTCTTTCCAATAAATCAGAGCGTTTGAAAGGTTTACAGTTGGGGTTATGGAACAAAAACGGAAAGCGCAGTTTGCCAATAATCAATTTCTAA